Below is a genomic region from Elephas maximus indicus isolate mEleMax1 chromosome 22, mEleMax1 primary haplotype, whole genome shotgun sequence.
ctttgggacatagcaaagggagtgctcagaagtcaactGATAGAAATAGAGGCAAACGTGAAAAAAGAAGCAAGGGACaacatcaaaatgttagccctatgactccaacaaaaagaaagagaacagcaaaagaagcccacagccaccagcagaaaggaaataataaagatcagagcagatataaatcaaaaagagaaaagaaaaagaatcaacaaaaccaaaagttgctctttgaaaggatcaacaaaattgtcaaaccattggccactttgacaaaagaaaaacaggagagggagcaaataacccaaataagaactgaagtggggacattacaacagacccaactgaaaaaaaaaaaaaaaaggatcctaatggactactatgaaaaactgtactctaacaagcagaataaagtctttttttttagtgctactaaagtctttgaattttttttaatccaccagTTTCTGTTCTCCTGGCTTTTCTGTAGTAGTTCGGCATCACGGTTTCAGAATGCTTTTCAAACAATATTTATCTGCCCCTAgtagtaacatttttttttttagtagtaactTTAATTAAGGTCATTTTCACTGGACCTCACAGGCATTACCACATGCCTTTCATGTCCCCACtaccccagttaaaaaaaaaatgctcctccTACTATCTGGACCTAGGAAAACAAAACCAATGAGTCCACACCACTCAAGAATGTGGAAGCATCACAGGTCCCATTGCACTAACAATTTACATCATTTTTGATGCTTCCGTTTCTGAGCTCCAGGCTCTCGCCCTTTGCCCTAGTCTCAGGCCTTATTTGGAGAAGTCAAGGAAACACGCTTTGGTATATGATAACCCCCACTGGTGACCGGTGCTACTTCACCCCTGGAGGAAAACTTTAAAATTATTCCTAGCTAACCACACAGAGACAAGCTAACTGCATAACCCCACCCTGAAACCCCAATAAAGCAGCTGCCTCTCTCTCACCATTCCCGTTGTGGTTGCCCTGTGTCCAGTCATACTCCCGTGTGGCCCTGCGTGGCGTGCTGTTTTGTGTACCCTCCGGGGAATGTGATGTGTAATAAATTTAGTTACTTTTCATGGTCTCCTTGCCTCCTCCCTACTGCATTGCCCTGACTGGCCATACGCTGCCTCTTTAGAGTAGGGATCTCTGGCCCTCAGCTCACTCCAGGATTTCAGACTCTAGCGCTAGATTTGTATAACCCACCTACTGATGCAGGGCACGCACAAAGTCTCACCTGGAAGAAGTGGACACTGGCTACTTCCTCTTAGACCCCAGCTTCCTGGATCCTGACCCAGAAGAAAATGAACTGGTGGACGGCCTGGAATTTCTGTGTCCTGCAAAGCTTTGGGCAGGTGATGAGGGAGCCATATAGACAAGGCTCTTCTTTGCCTTGGGCTTGCCAGAAGCCCGGGTACTTTGAGAAAAGGCAGGGACAGTCATGGACCTTGAAGAAGCCTTGCTTTCAGGGGTGTCAGGCTCTCCACCTGCAATAAAGGGACTCTGCCTGGGCAATTTCCTGGCGTTCTGACTTATAGTAGGGGCAGTAGTGCCTCCAATCACAGGATTTTTCTTAGTCTTGCTGGGTCCTGTCTTCATTGAAGGGGTTCTCTGGCTAGCGAAGCCCCTGGTGTTCAGGACCACGCTTCTCTTATTGTGGTGTGGCGTGCTAGTGGCTTCGCTCGTTCCTGCTCCAAAGCTGAGTGCAGCAAATTTGGAGCTGAGATCTGAGCCAGTGTCTCTGCTCCCAAAGCCCATGGGTGTAGCTGAAAATTTCAACTTGGAGCGACCTGGGGTTGTGCTGGCACCAGGTGAGCGGTGCTGCCTGCCTTTGGGCCTACCATTGGTAACAGTGCCGGGCATGGAGGTGGTGGCGCCAGAGGTAGTGGTGGCACCAGAGGTGAAAAGTGCTGGGGGGACACCTGAGGCCAGCTGTGTGGTGACATGGGTGCCCAAGGTGGAAGTAGTGGGACGTGAACCCCCAAAAGCTGACCCTGTGATGGTGTTCAAGGCTGGCTGACCTGGAGTGGAGCTCGAGCCTGAGGCTGGCCCTGGAGCTGCTAGGATCCTGTTAGTGTCTGTAGCTGAGGCAGTGCTGCCACTGGGGAGCGTCTGCATAGTCTGGGCAGATGGGATGGGACTGCTGGTGTCCATGGGAGACCCCTGGAGGAGAGTctgagagggcagagagatgtCCATGGGAGTGACCCCAACCTCAGAAACAGGCTGTGGGACCAAGCTTGCAGATGTGCTGGCTGAAGAGGTAGCGCTGAGTGAAAAACCAGTGACTGTCAGGCCTTGGGAGACAGGGGCACTGTGACCCCTGGTTGGAGAGGGGGTCCCCAAGATGGAAACAGAAGAATCATCTACAGCCATAGGTGTAGGAGACTCCATTCTGACAGTGCTGCGAGCAGTGGGTAGGGGAGCTACAGGAGCAGGCAGGTGAGGAGGTGGGCTTCCCATTTTAGAGTCCAGACCTGGTAGGGTGGGAGCAGGCACGGAAGGGATTGGGGGCCCAGAGGACAGGTCTGTTTTGTGAGTGTCTGATAGTGGGGTGGGAGCAGGGGCCAGCAAGGTGAAAGGGGCTGAGGGCAGCAAGTGTGACAAGGTGGGTGGGAGGAGCGGTGGCAATGAGGAGAAAAGGGGGTCTGATGAGCTGGGCTTCCTCCCACACATGGGATGGCTAGGGGTGGCCACTCCAGCAGGTTCCAGGACAGCCACTGTGCCCAGAGAGTCCTGCTTCCTCCTCCATGTCTCCTGTTGATGACTTAGGCTGGGAGGTGGTAGGGCAGCTGCTGGAGGAGGCAAAGCGGAAGCACCTGAACGCTGAGGGGCGCTGCAGCCAGATTTGGCTTCCATCTCACCCCTCAAAGCGATGTTGATGCGCTGGAGCGCTGCCCTCTTCTCCTGGTCCATGTCATCAGCTGTGACTCGATAACCTGGCTGGGGGAATGGTGGCAACACCAGAGGTTCCCCTCGCCTAGGTCGTAGCAGAGGAATCCTGCGTTTCCGGGGCCTCGAGCTGTCATATGTGGGAGAGCAGTCACTCAAGttgtgtttctgccctgagtttacACCTGAAACCTCTTCACTCTGGATCTTTCTCGCTAGATCTGAAGTTCGAGGTTGCCGGGTCTTCTGGCTCACTCCCTCTGTGGACCTGCAGGGCAGCTGGGACTGAGATGTGGCAGGACCTCTCCTCCTCTTCTGTGGCGGGAATCCTTGGGTGGAGCTGTATGAGCTCGTGATGGCATTTCGTTTGGTGCATGAGCTCAGAAAGGGGTTCTGGGATGTCTTGATGGAATTGTCTTCTGAGCTCTCGGAATGGAGGCTTCTCTTCAGAGGCCCAGgcctgggaaggaaggaagattcACCTCCGTGGACCCCCAGGGGCCTAAATGCAGACTGTGCCCTCCCagtgccatcagggccccttcTCTGATGGTCTTGCGCCTCTAGTACCGGAAGTTCTTCCTCCTGCTTCTCCATCCCCTTCCCGCTCTCTCCGATGGCACTCCTCACAGCCTTCTCTGCTCCAGAGTCTTGGGCACCCTGGGGTGCTGTGGGCAGCATAGAGGCTACTGCCTGCTCTTGCACCACAGAGAGGATCAGTTTTCTCCCTACGCTCACTGCCCTTCCGGGCACCTTGGAGTGGTGTGCAGACAGCCCCTGCCTCCTCTGAGGGCGAGGGCAGCGCACGGAGGTGAGGGCCCCCAGGTAGGACCACAGCGTCTGCAGGATCCCGGGGTTTCGTCTCCAGGAGGACCTTACAAAGCGCTGTTGTAAAGTCCCTGGAGACCTGTAGGCTGGCCTGTGAGTCCCTCCACAGGCAGAGGCAGGTGTAGCTGGGGGGCTGTGGCAGGAGCCGGCTGCCGGCTGTGGACACAGGGGCCCCCCTGGCGGCACCTCGGCCCCCAGTGCAGGGGGCCGAGGCCGTGGGCTAAGCTTGCCCACGAAACTGCCCATC
It encodes:
- the LOC126066081 gene encoding nuclear envelope pore membrane protein POM 121-like, encoding MGSFVGKLSPRPRPPALGAEVPPGGPLCPQPAAGSCHSPPATPASACGGTHRPAYRSPGTLQQRFVRSSWRRNPGILQTLWSYLGALTSVRCPRPQRRQGLSAHHSKVPGRAVSVGRKLILSVVQEQAVASMLPTAPQGAQDSGAEKAVRSAIGESGKGMEKQEEELPVLEAQDHQRRGPDGTGRAQSAFRPLGVHGGESSFLPRPGPLKRSLHSESSEDNSIKTSQNPFLSSCTKRNAITSSYSSTQGFPPQKRRRGPATSQSQLPCRSTEGVSQKTRQPRTSDLARKIQSEEVSGVNSGQKHNLSDCSPTYDSSRPRKRRIPLLRPRRGEPLVLPPFPQPGYRVTADDMDQEKRAALQRINIALRGEMEAKSGCSAPQRSGASALPPPAAALPPPSLSHQQETWRRKQDSLGTVAVLEPAGVATPSHPMCGRKPSSSDPLFSSLPPLLPPTLSHLLPSAPFTLLAPAPTPLSDTHKTDLSSGPPIPSVPAPTLPGLDSKMGSPPPHLPAPVAPLPTARSTVRMESPTPMAVDDSSVSILGTPSPTRGHSAPVSQGLTVTGFSLSATSSASTSASLVPQPVSEVGVTPMDISLPSQTLLQGSPMDTSSPIPSAQTMQTLPSGSTASATDTNRILAAPGPASGSSSTPGQPALNTITGSAFGGSRPTTSTLGTHVTTQLASGVPPALFTSGATTTSGATTSMPGTVTNGRPKGRQHRSPGASTTPGRSKLKFSATPMGFGSRDTGSDLSSKFAALSFGAGTSEATSTPHHNKRSVVLNTRGFASQRTPSMKTGPSKTKKNPVIGGTTAPTISQNARKLPRQSPFIAGGEPDTPESKASSRSMTVPAFSQSTRASGKPKAKKSLVYMAPSSPAQSFAGHRNSRPSTSSFSSGSGSRKLGSKRK